In Exiguobacterium sibiricum 7-3, a genomic segment contains:
- the yidD gene encoding membrane protein insertion efficiency factor YidD, whose translation MKKVLLGSIHFYQKVISPMKPATCRFYPTCSHYGKEAIEKHGAFKGGYLTTRRLLRCQPFHPGGLDFVPETFDWRAPLQRENPTEHQK comes from the coding sequence ATGAAAAAAGTCCTACTCGGTAGCATTCATTTTTACCAAAAAGTGATTTCACCGATGAAACCGGCGACCTGCCGATTTTACCCGACGTGCTCGCATTACGGGAAAGAGGCGATTGAAAAACACGGGGCCTTTAAAGGCGGTTATTTGACGACCCGCCGGTTATTGCGGTGTCAGCCGTTTCATCCTGGAGGACTCGATTTTGTACCGGAGACATTTGACTGGCGAGCTCCGTTACAACGGGAAAACCCGACAGAACATCAAAAATAA
- a CDS encoding YhgE/Pip domain-containing protein, whose amino-acid sequence MFRSEWKKLKSPMMIIVILALILVPFLYNSIFLSAFWDPYGKTENIKVAVVNEDKTTKFEGEKIDIGNQFVKKLKKNDDFDWQYLSRKEAAKQLRAGDIYMTVVIPKKFSHNATTLLDDHPKKIELEYYLNPAKNYSGTQISSAAAKQLNEKIRKSVTKQYSSAIFGSLKKIAKGLEDASEGSAKLEDGAKKTTDGAKTLTTNLGKLTSGTNDLSTNLTKAADGSVQLTSGLNTLSGGTQTLAEKSGELSSGLNQLDDNSGKLMKGSADLQAGSTKLRQGLESSAAGSTKLRQGLESSSAGSTELRQGLETASAGASKLDNNLPEFTAGLDQLNARAQEANASLVAVNDAADTLKQELSTRREALEANVASIKAVIASSETLTEEEKGALLQSIATMEQNVQNLAQQESTLDASLAKANDATEKINQLAVGGQNIASAVSQLDGGLAKLLDGSKRLEQGQTQLLAGSKQLEQGQTQLLAGAKNLEQGQDTLTQGLTAYTDGVHKAAVGSTQLTAGAQQLASGANDASTASGQLTSGLGQLSDGAVAISSGAGQLTDGASRLADGNSKLADGANTLKTELGKGAKDATIKPSNDRDNMLAEPVVLKEHDYSTVNNYGSGLAAYILSIALFAGALMFSSVYQIRPEHGETLTWRFLVGKLSIILPIGALQGIAASVAIVYVLDADVASTPALYGFAALTGMTFITLLFTLTMLFGRVGQFSAFLLLLLQIGGSGGTFPVEMTPSFFQTIHRFLPMTYSVTGFREALGIGVTDTLIANSQVLGLILFSALAISFAGALGGKRILLSTKARKRHDTV is encoded by the coding sequence ATGTTTCGCTCAGAATGGAAAAAACTAAAAAGCCCGATGATGATCATCGTGATTCTTGCACTTATCCTCGTCCCGTTTCTTTACAACTCGATCTTTTTATCTGCTTTCTGGGATCCGTACGGTAAGACAGAAAACATTAAGGTCGCAGTCGTCAATGAAGACAAGACGACGAAGTTCGAGGGAGAAAAAATCGATATCGGAAATCAGTTCGTCAAAAAACTGAAAAAAAATGATGACTTTGACTGGCAGTATCTATCACGCAAAGAAGCAGCCAAACAACTGCGTGCTGGTGATATCTATATGACCGTCGTCATTCCGAAGAAGTTTTCGCATAATGCGACCACTTTACTCGACGATCACCCGAAAAAAATCGAGCTGGAATATTATCTGAACCCAGCCAAGAACTATTCCGGTACGCAGATTTCCAGTGCTGCCGCTAAACAATTAAACGAAAAAATCCGTAAATCCGTAACCAAACAATATAGCAGTGCGATTTTCGGATCACTCAAAAAAATCGCCAAAGGACTGGAAGATGCGTCTGAAGGTTCAGCCAAACTCGAAGATGGCGCTAAAAAAACGACCGACGGCGCTAAAACACTGACGACTAACCTTGGAAAATTGACGAGTGGTACAAACGATTTGTCCACGAATTTAACGAAAGCCGCAGACGGTTCCGTTCAGCTTACAAGCGGTCTAAACACGTTAAGTGGTGGAACACAAACACTGGCAGAGAAATCCGGTGAATTGTCGAGCGGTCTGAACCAACTCGATGACAACAGTGGAAAGTTAATGAAAGGGTCAGCCGATTTACAGGCCGGATCAACGAAACTTCGCCAAGGTCTTGAGAGTTCAGCTGCCGGATCGACGAAACTTCGTCAAGGTCTCGAAAGTTCATCTGCCGGATCGACGGAACTCCGTCAAGGTCTCGAAACAGCTTCGGCCGGTGCGTCGAAACTCGATAATAACTTGCCGGAGTTCACAGCCGGTCTCGATCAACTAAACGCCCGGGCTCAAGAAGCCAATGCCTCGCTGGTAGCAGTCAACGATGCGGCGGATACGTTAAAACAAGAGTTAAGTACTCGTCGTGAAGCACTTGAAGCAAATGTCGCTAGTATCAAGGCAGTCATTGCTTCATCTGAAACTTTAACGGAAGAAGAAAAAGGTGCTTTGCTTCAATCCATCGCGACGATGGAACAAAACGTTCAAAATCTAGCACAGCAAGAATCGACACTTGATGCAAGCCTCGCTAAAGCGAATGATGCAACAGAAAAAATCAATCAGCTTGCGGTTGGTGGTCAAAATATCGCTTCTGCCGTCTCACAACTCGATGGTGGGCTAGCAAAACTGCTTGACGGTTCAAAACGTTTAGAGCAAGGACAAACCCAGCTACTTGCTGGTTCAAAACAACTGGAGCAAGGACAAACCCAACTACTTGCCGGTGCCAAAAATCTGGAACAAGGACAAGACACGCTCACTCAAGGTTTGACGGCCTATACAGACGGCGTCCATAAAGCAGCTGTCGGCAGTACGCAATTAACGGCTGGTGCACAGCAACTGGCTTCTGGTGCGAACGATGCCAGTACAGCATCCGGTCAATTGACTTCTGGTCTCGGTCAGCTGTCAGACGGTGCCGTTGCCATTTCTTCCGGTGCCGGTCAACTGACGGATGGAGCTTCACGCTTGGCAGACGGAAACTCGAAACTTGCTGACGGCGCCAACACGCTAAAAACGGAACTCGGTAAAGGCGCGAAAGATGCGACTATCAAACCATCAAATGATCGGGATAACATGCTCGCTGAGCCGGTCGTCCTAAAAGAACATGATTATTCAACCGTTAACAACTACGGATCAGGTCTTGCGGCTTACATCCTCAGCATCGCTTTATTTGCCGGTGCCTTGATGTTCTCTTCCGTTTATCAAATCCGTCCTGAACATGGTGAGACATTAACATGGCGGTTCCTCGTCGGAAAACTGTCCATCATCTTACCGATTGGTGCCTTACAAGGGATTGCGGCTTCCGTCGCCATCGTCTATGTTCTAGATGCTGATGTTGCAAGCACCCCTGCGCTGTATGGTTTCGCTGCCTTAACAGGGATGACGTTCATCACGTTGCTCTTTACGTTAACAATGCTCTTTGGCCGGGTTGGACAATTCAGTGCCTTCTTACTCTTGTTACTGCAAATTGGTGGTAGCGGCGGTACGTTCCCGGTCGAAATGACACCAAGTTTCTTCCAAACCATTCACCGTTTCTTACCGATGACGTACTCGGTCACAGGTTTCCGTGAAGCACTAGGAATCGGTGTTACTGACACACTCATCGCAAACAGTCAGGTTCTTGGTTTAATTCTGTTTTCTGCTCTCGCTATCAGCTTCGCTGGTGCTTTAGGCGGAAAACGAATTCTTCTTTCGACGAAAGCGAGAAAACGCCATGACACTGTCTGA
- a CDS encoding tautomerase family protein, with protein sequence MPLLRFDVIEGRSDEELKLLLDTAHEAMLEAFDVPERDRYQIVHTHKANEMIIEDTGLGLTRSNQVVVISVTSKTRTEEKKQTLYRLLAERLEAACGLSPDDLMVSIVENDAADWSFGLGKAQFLTGDL encoded by the coding sequence ATGCCATTACTACGTTTTGATGTCATTGAAGGACGCTCGGATGAAGAACTGAAACTTTTACTCGATACCGCACATGAAGCAATGCTTGAAGCATTTGACGTGCCGGAACGAGATCGTTACCAAATCGTTCATACGCATAAAGCAAATGAAATGATCATCGAGGATACCGGACTCGGATTGACACGCTCCAATCAGGTCGTCGTCATCAGTGTAACGAGTAAAACACGGACTGAAGAGAAAAAGCAGACCCTTTACCGTTTACTGGCTGAACGATTGGAAGCCGCATGCGGACTCTCTCCGGACGATTTAATGGTCTCGATCGTCGAGAATGATGCAGCAGACTGGAGTTTCGGACTAGGGAAAGCGCAATTTTTAACAGGTGACCTGTAA
- a CDS encoding quinone oxidoreductase family protein has protein sequence MQALTFRTFGDSSVLNYGEHPTPDIQPNEVLIEMKAIGLNFADIYRRKGNYHLEGTPPYLLGYEGSGIITQIGAAVTDLQVGQRVAFADVPNANAEFVAAPVDKVIPLPDFVSYETAASALLQGLTAHYLTRDSYTIRPKDLVLIHAAAGGVGQLLTQIVRLHGAIPIGLTSSAQKADIAKQAGSEHVFLYSDDWVEQILTLTDQRGVDVVYESVGSTLMNSFQVTKTHGTVVFYGMAGGDPVSVDPRFLMDTSKTLTGGDLWNVLTTREERVRRAGELFSWLESGQLHIATPTTFSLSDGQRAHDYLESRQSTGKILLIP, from the coding sequence ATGCAAGCTCTTACATTTCGTACCTTCGGAGATTCCAGTGTCTTGAATTACGGAGAACATCCGACTCCTGACATTCAGCCGAATGAAGTACTGATTGAGATGAAAGCCATCGGATTGAACTTTGCCGATATCTACCGCCGGAAAGGCAATTATCATTTAGAGGGTACTCCGCCTTATTTACTCGGTTACGAGGGTTCAGGGATCATCACACAAATCGGTGCTGCTGTGACTGACCTTCAAGTCGGACAACGGGTCGCCTTTGCTGATGTCCCGAACGCCAACGCCGAATTCGTTGCCGCGCCCGTCGATAAGGTGATTCCCTTACCAGATTTCGTTTCGTATGAAACGGCAGCATCTGCCCTGCTACAAGGTTTAACCGCCCACTATTTGACACGGGACAGCTATACGATCCGCCCGAAAGATTTGGTTTTGATTCATGCGGCAGCCGGCGGTGTCGGTCAATTATTGACACAGATCGTCCGCTTACACGGCGCCATTCCAATCGGCTTGACGTCATCGGCGCAAAAAGCAGACATCGCCAAACAAGCAGGATCTGAACATGTTTTCTTATATTCAGACGACTGGGTAGAACAGATTTTAACATTGACGGATCAGCGCGGCGTCGACGTCGTCTATGAATCGGTCGGCTCGACGTTGATGAACAGTTTTCAAGTGACGAAAACACACGGGACAGTCGTCTTTTACGGCATGGCCGGTGGTGATCCGGTTTCTGTCGACCCAAGGTTCCTGATGGATACTTCGAAAACACTGACCGGCGGTGATTTATGGAACGTTCTGACGACACGAGAGGAACGTGTTCGTCGAGCCGGTGAACTGTTCAGTTGGTTGGAATCCGGTCAATTACACATCGCAACGCCTACCACGTTCTCCCTTTCAGATGGACAACGTGCCCATGATTATTTGGAAAGCCGTCAGAGTACCGGAAAAATTTTATTGATTCCTTAA
- a CDS encoding DUF2254 domain-containing protein yields MQKLKLVYRETNWWWPLLYGVGGAILTAIVLLVDLYAKELFPSGWKTTLGLAQTIHSAVFTGLLTMMTFTFSTILVVLTTYSSQFSPRTLPNFIENRQVQHIFGIFIGTVTYSITMLFFMRPSLKDSVVASAVAVVVVLIAIIAFVAFVHIVSQSIRVTTLLDRLHEEGRTLIDEHVEAIEEGQYQLLPDKQTSYPFDLTAAQTGYLQAIDYELLMKSGGHVAIDVTIGSYITQGQRIGSAERENVEQGILIGPTRSAEQDFPFVIQKLSEVALRAISPGINDPNTARHAMRQIGDLFRRYTMLPDGNLLVRGEGSATVKRLAFSELLYLTFYQLRHYGEEDISVLATMLESLEIMKRNALPEHKASIDRFIPFVCSEVDWSALNEWDRQYLEQAQKTALS; encoded by the coding sequence GTGCAGAAGCTGAAGTTGGTTTACCGGGAAACGAATTGGTGGTGGCCGCTCCTTTATGGAGTAGGGGGAGCAATATTGACAGCGATTGTTCTATTGGTTGATCTGTATGCAAAAGAGCTGTTTCCGAGCGGCTGGAAAACCACACTTGGTTTAGCTCAAACCATTCATAGTGCGGTCTTCACCGGATTGTTGACGATGATGACATTTACGTTCTCGACCATTTTAGTCGTTCTGACAACCTATTCCTCACAATTTTCACCCCGCACCTTACCGAACTTTATTGAGAATCGGCAAGTCCAACACATTTTCGGGATTTTTATCGGCACGGTCACTTATTCCATCACGATGTTGTTTTTCATGCGACCGTCACTAAAAGACAGTGTAGTCGCTTCTGCCGTCGCAGTCGTCGTTGTCTTGATTGCAATCATTGCGTTTGTCGCATTCGTCCATATCGTCAGTCAATCGATTCGGGTCACGACCTTACTCGATCGTTTACATGAAGAAGGGCGTACATTGATTGACGAGCACGTTGAAGCGATAGAAGAAGGTCAATACCAATTGCTACCGGACAAGCAGACGAGTTATCCGTTTGACCTTACCGCTGCGCAAACCGGTTATTTACAAGCGATTGATTACGAATTGTTGATGAAGTCAGGTGGACATGTCGCGATTGATGTGACAATCGGGAGCTACATCACGCAGGGGCAACGGATTGGAAGTGCCGAACGAGAAAACGTGGAGCAAGGAATCCTCATCGGACCGACGCGTTCAGCCGAACAAGACTTTCCGTTTGTGATTCAAAAGCTCTCAGAAGTCGCGCTTCGGGCGATTTCACCCGGAATCAATGATCCAAATACAGCGCGCCATGCGATGCGGCAAATCGGTGACTTATTCAGACGGTACACCATGCTTCCGGACGGCAATCTCCTGGTGAGGGGGGAAGGATCTGCCACGGTCAAGAGGCTTGCATTTTCTGAACTGTTGTATTTAACGTTTTATCAACTCCGGCATTATGGTGAAGAAGACATTTCAGTTTTGGCGACGATGCTGGAATCGCTTGAAATCATGAAACGCAATGCGTTACCAGAGCACAAAGCGAGCATTGATCGGTTCATTCCGTTTGTTTGTTCGGAAGTCGACTGGTCTGCGTTGAATGAATGGGATCGTCAATATTTGGAACAGGCTCAAAAGACGGCACTCTCGTGA
- a CDS encoding hemolysin family protein: MEVNPLSLGKRLDSTHAVETFDTTTIIIRLLIIALLIVLTAFFVAAEFSVVKMRMSRIDQLITEGSKTAKTAKKLLDNLDYYLSACQLGITVTALGLGWLGESTVGAILAMVFKEIALPESVSTVVSFTLAFSVVTFLHVVLGELAPKSLAIQKTEAITMLLAPPLYWFGKVMKPVIWLLNGSARVFLRLFGVEPVGHEDAHSEEEIKIIMTQSYKSGEINQTELSYMQNIFSFDERIAKDIMLPRTDLITISNDASMKDIIALVEEYQFTRYPVAEEGDKDKILGFINAKQLFTDHMANKGKSLSYYVHNLPIVSEYSPLQDAMLKMQVERTPMALVIDEYGGTAGVITMEDILEEIVGEIRDEFDKDEKADIEQIHERLYRISGRVLIDDLNERFNLGIEEEDIDTIGGWVMAQDTEVSSGQEFRYKNHTVKVMEVDNHQVKSIYLQLPEKEPITEEIV; encoded by the coding sequence ATGGAGGTGAATCCCCTTAGTTTGGGGAAACGATTGGACAGTACACACGCAGTGGAGACATTCGATACAACAACGATTATCATTCGGCTTTTGATTATTGCACTATTAATTGTGTTGACCGCTTTTTTTGTCGCAGCAGAATTTTCAGTTGTCAAAATGAGAATGTCCCGAATCGATCAATTGATCACAGAAGGCAGTAAAACCGCGAAGACGGCTAAGAAATTATTAGACAACCTGGATTATTATTTATCCGCCTGTCAGCTGGGAATTACCGTTACGGCTCTCGGATTAGGATGGTTAGGTGAGTCGACGGTCGGTGCGATTCTTGCAATGGTATTCAAAGAGATTGCGCTTCCGGAGTCGGTCTCGACAGTTGTTTCCTTCACATTAGCCTTTTCCGTCGTGACATTTTTACACGTCGTCCTTGGAGAACTTGCTCCTAAATCGCTCGCGATTCAAAAAACAGAAGCCATTACGATGTTGCTTGCCCCGCCGCTTTACTGGTTCGGGAAAGTCATGAAACCTGTCATTTGGTTACTGAATGGATCTGCCCGTGTCTTCTTGCGCTTGTTTGGAGTCGAACCGGTTGGTCATGAAGATGCCCACTCGGAAGAAGAAATCAAAATCATCATGACCCAAAGCTACAAGAGCGGTGAAATCAATCAAACAGAACTGTCGTATATGCAGAATATCTTTTCGTTTGATGAGCGGATTGCGAAAGATATCATGCTCCCACGAACAGACTTGATTACGATTTCGAACGATGCATCGATGAAAGATATCATCGCCCTCGTCGAAGAATACCAGTTCACCCGTTATCCGGTTGCAGAAGAAGGCGACAAAGATAAAATCTTAGGTTTTATCAATGCGAAGCAATTGTTTACGGATCATATGGCGAACAAAGGGAAATCTTTAAGCTATTATGTGCATAACCTTCCGATTGTCTCGGAATACTCTCCGTTGCAGGATGCGATGTTGAAAATGCAGGTAGAGCGGACACCGATGGCGCTTGTCATCGATGAATACGGTGGAACAGCCGGTGTCATCACGATGGAAGATATCCTGGAAGAAATCGTCGGTGAAATCCGGGACGAATTTGATAAAGATGAAAAAGCAGATATTGAACAGATTCATGAACGACTGTACCGGATTTCCGGTCGTGTTCTGATTGATGATTTGAACGAACGGTTTAACCTGGGCATCGAAGAAGAAGATATTGATACGATTGGTGGCTGGGTCATGGCACAGGATACGGAAGTATCGAGCGGTCAGGAATTCCGTTATAAAAACCATACGGTCAAAGTCATGGAAGTCGACAACCATCAAGTTAAATCGATTTACTTGCAGTTACCTGAAAAAGAACCCATTACAGAAGAAATCGTTTGA
- a CDS encoding aldehyde dehydrogenase family protein → MQQHTESTLNTDFTKIFINGQWRKGASDSNMTNTNPFTGETLFEISAANNDDLDDAYQSAKVAQKEWAKVPALKRQALIEEFLKVMYEEKETIVDWLIKESGSTRIKAEGEFLASVLIVKEAATFPLRMHGEIRPSVVPGKENRIYRKALGVIGVISPWNFPFHLAVRSIATAIAIGNAVVVKPATDTPVSGGLIFASLFEKAGLPKGVLNVIVGRGSEIGDSIVEHPVPRLISFTGSTEVGRHIGELAGKHLKKTALELGGNNVFVVLDDADLDRAVESAVYSKFYHQGQICMSTNRILVAQSIHDEFVEKYVARVKELQFGDPSNGRTQVGPLINQSQVDRIMEEIEKTKAAGATVRVGGEADGNVIAPTVVTGVTNDMPLAKNEIFGPVAVIIPFKDDAEALELANSLPYGLSGAVHGSSIERATEFALQVETGMIHINDQSVNDEPHMPFGGEKDSGLGRFNGEWVLEEFSTVQWLSVMHERRQYKPFFE, encoded by the coding sequence ATGCAACAACATACAGAATCAACACTCAATACAGACTTCACTAAAATTTTTATTAACGGTCAGTGGCGCAAAGGCGCAAGTGACAGCAACATGACAAATACGAATCCTTTTACAGGCGAAACGCTGTTTGAAATTTCAGCAGCTAATAACGATGACTTGGATGATGCTTACCAATCTGCCAAAGTCGCACAAAAAGAGTGGGCAAAAGTGCCGGCACTTAAACGCCAAGCCTTAATCGAAGAATTTTTGAAAGTCATGTACGAAGAGAAAGAAACAATTGTCGATTGGCTGATTAAGGAATCAGGAAGTACACGCATCAAAGCAGAAGGTGAGTTTCTTGCATCTGTCTTAATCGTTAAAGAAGCTGCGACTTTCCCACTACGGATGCACGGTGAAATCCGTCCGTCTGTCGTACCGGGCAAAGAAAACCGGATTTACCGGAAAGCACTCGGTGTCATCGGTGTCATCAGCCCATGGAACTTCCCGTTCCACCTTGCCGTTCGTTCCATCGCAACAGCAATCGCAATCGGAAACGCTGTCGTCGTTAAACCGGCAACAGATACACCGGTCTCAGGCGGTTTGATTTTTGCTAGTCTCTTTGAAAAAGCCGGCTTACCGAAAGGTGTCTTAAACGTCATCGTCGGTCGCGGATCAGAAATTGGCGACTCGATCGTCGAGCACCCGGTCCCACGTTTGATCTCATTTACTGGTTCTACCGAAGTCGGTCGCCACATCGGTGAACTCGCAGGGAAACATTTGAAAAAGACAGCACTCGAACTCGGTGGAAACAACGTCTTCGTCGTACTTGATGACGCTGATCTTGATCGTGCCGTTGAATCAGCCGTTTACAGCAAATTTTACCACCAAGGTCAAATTTGTATGTCAACAAACCGTATTTTGGTTGCTCAATCGATTCACGATGAATTCGTTGAAAAATATGTTGCACGTGTTAAAGAACTTCAATTTGGTGATCCATCGAATGGACGTACACAAGTCGGTCCATTGATCAACCAATCGCAAGTCGATCGTATCATGGAAGAGATTGAAAAAACGAAAGCAGCGGGTGCAACAGTCCGCGTCGGCGGTGAAGCAGATGGAAACGTCATTGCTCCTACGGTCGTCACAGGCGTTACAAACGATATGCCGCTTGCTAAAAACGAAATCTTCGGACCAGTCGCTGTTATCATCCCGTTCAAAGATGACGCAGAAGCACTCGAACTAGCGAACTCACTTCCTTACGGATTAAGCGGTGCTGTTCACGGTTCTTCTATTGAACGAGCAACAGAATTTGCACTTCAGGTTGAAACAGGCATGATTCACATCAATGACCAATCAGTCAACGATGAGCCGCATATGCCGTTCGGTGGCGAAAAAGACTCAGGTCTCGGTCGCTTCAACGGCGAATGGGTACTTGAAGAGTTCTCGACAGTCCAGTGGTTGTCTGTCATGCACGAACGTCGTCAATACAAACCATTCTTTGAATAA
- a CDS encoding TetR/AcrR family transcriptional regulator — protein sequence MTLSDKEHLILDAAMACFSELGYKGTTIERVAKRAHVGKPTVYQLFESKLDLFESLVTRVLQEMKAEAENAYTTTASVEENKQAMIDAIVNHQQQHLFILQITQETQTLKLQEMSELRIRIEQHTVEYIKNLLKTRLELEKRSPEVPVAVTAFLLFKTYIALISEWPLIGKPLDLKTISQAMLKLL from the coding sequence ATGACACTGTCTGATAAAGAACATCTAATCTTAGATGCTGCGATGGCCTGTTTTTCTGAACTCGGGTATAAAGGAACGACCATTGAACGGGTTGCTAAACGGGCTCATGTCGGAAAACCGACCGTCTATCAATTATTTGAAAGTAAACTCGATTTGTTTGAATCTCTTGTCACACGCGTGTTGCAAGAGATGAAAGCAGAGGCAGAAAATGCCTACACGACAACAGCTTCCGTCGAAGAAAACAAACAGGCCATGATTGATGCAATCGTCAATCATCAACAGCAACATCTGTTTATCTTACAAATCACGCAAGAAACCCAGACGTTGAAACTCCAAGAGATGTCTGAGTTACGGATTCGGATCGAGCAGCATACCGTCGAATATATCAAAAATCTACTGAAAACACGGTTAGAACTCGAAAAACGTTCTCCTGAAGTTCCGGTCGCAGTGACTGCCTTCTTACTGTTCAAGACGTACATTGCCTTGATTTCTGAATGGCCTTTGATTGGAAAACCGCTTGATTTAAAAACAATCAGTCAAGCGATGTTGAAATTGTTATAA
- a CDS encoding DUF456 domain-containing protein → MTIILWSLIAVCFLAAFAGLVYPVIPSAPLLVIGFLIYGFGFGFTELTVSFWVIQAIFIILLFTLDYLVSSYTVDRRGGSQAAKIATTVGLIAGPFILPGIGLLIFPFVFAILTEKIISKKTWSDSVSIGIGTVLGILSSALLKGIAMLLMIVVFIMYVV, encoded by the coding sequence ATGACCATCATATTATGGAGTTTGATTGCAGTTTGTTTTTTAGCTGCTTTCGCAGGACTGGTTTATCCTGTCATTCCAAGTGCACCGTTACTCGTCATCGGATTTTTAATTTATGGATTTGGATTCGGCTTTACTGAGTTGACCGTCAGTTTCTGGGTTATTCAAGCGATTTTCATCATCTTGTTATTTACACTGGATTATTTGGTCAGTTCTTATACCGTCGACCGGCGGGGAGGTTCACAGGCTGCGAAAATTGCGACGACCGTCGGCTTGATTGCAGGGCCCTTTATCTTGCCGGGCATCGGATTGTTGATTTTCCCGTTTGTTTTTGCCATTTTAACGGAAAAAATCATCAGTAAAAAAACGTGGTCAGATTCTGTTTCAATCGGAATCGGGACCGTTTTAGGAATCTTGTCGAGTGCCTTGTTAAAAGGAATCGCAATGTTATTAATGATTGTCGTATTCATCATGTATGTCGTGTAA
- a CDS encoding metallophosphoesterase family protein: MKFAVITDIHGNATALEAVLKRITEEADVSEIFCLGDLIGIGPQTNEVIEIVRSTPRMTTISGNHDENVLALIHGQKYPDSYRHAKNHHQWIADQLTPVNQRFLEQLPRTVRKTFSKEEALFTHYAYLDEQKPIGEEPLAEAVDGTVQSLPKLFKGHQASLICFGHHHPKQVIRAKGVTYLNPGALGCQPEAVAPFALVEQNNGEWKVDVIEVAYDDRPYLEAFNAAPMPEKELLRKLFLGGRI; encoded by the coding sequence ATGAAATTTGCAGTCATTACAGATATTCACGGCAATGCAACGGCATTAGAAGCAGTTTTAAAAAGAATAACGGAAGAAGCAGATGTCTCAGAAATTTTCTGTCTCGGAGATTTGATTGGTATCGGACCACAAACGAATGAAGTCATCGAAATTGTGCGGTCGACACCACGAATGACGACGATCAGCGGAAATCATGACGAGAATGTACTTGCGTTGATACATGGTCAAAAATATCCGGATAGTTACCGTCATGCGAAAAACCATCACCAATGGATTGCCGATCAGTTAACACCGGTCAATCAACGTTTTTTGGAGCAACTCCCAAGAACCGTCCGAAAGACATTTTCGAAAGAGGAAGCATTGTTTACACATTATGCGTATCTGGATGAACAGAAACCAATCGGAGAGGAACCATTGGCGGAAGCGGTTGACGGAACTGTACAATCCTTGCCGAAGCTGTTTAAAGGACACCAGGCGAGCCTGATTTGTTTTGGGCACCATCATCCGAAACAAGTAATCCGGGCAAAGGGCGTGACTTATTTGAATCCGGGAGCACTCGGCTGTCAGCCGGAAGCTGTGGCACCATTCGCCTTAGTCGAGCAGAACAACGGAGAATGGAAAGTGGATGTCATTGAAGTGGCATATGATGATCGACCGTACTTAGAAGCGTTTAATGCGGCACCGATGCCGGAAAAAGAACTGTTGCGGAAACTTTTTTTAGGCGGGAGAATATGA
- a CDS encoding organic hydroperoxide resistance protein: protein MTKTILTSRATAVGGRDGKVASDDNVINLDLVMPGTKGKEGIPTSNPEQLFAAGYAACFDGAFNLMARQDKKRVETRTNSEVSLLEDEEAGGVKIAAKLVVEVVGVTEEEAQELLEKTHQFCPYSKATRGNIDVDLSVKVVESLDN from the coding sequence ATGACGAAAACAATTCTTACTTCACGTGCAACTGCAGTAGGGGGACGCGATGGAAAGGTCGCCTCTGACGATAACGTAATCAATTTAGACCTTGTCATGCCGGGTACGAAAGGCAAAGAAGGCATTCCTACTTCAAATCCAGAACAATTATTCGCAGCGGGATACGCTGCATGCTTTGATGGGGCATTCAATTTGATGGCCCGCCAAGATAAAAAACGTGTCGAGACACGTACAAATTCTGAAGTCAGCTTACTCGAAGACGAAGAAGCAGGCGGCGTCAAAATCGCTGCTAAGCTTGTTGTTGAAGTAGTTGGCGTAACAGAAGAAGAAGCACAAGAATTACTCGAAAAAACACACCAATTCTGCCCGTATTCAAAAGCAACACGCGGTAACATCGATGTTGATTTGTCAGTAAAAGTGGTCGAGTCCTTGGACAACTGA